From Acidobacteriota bacterium:
TCCCGTTTGCCATTTTTACAAAACCGGATAAATCCGTCAATCACCATATGCGATGAACATCGGGGTGATCTCCCTGGTGCTCCCCCCCCCCTGAATCGGTTAATCGTTTATTGACCAGGCTTTTATGCTAAGTTAACCCGGCATTTTTCCTGAAAATATTCTCGAGCGGAAAGAAATAAATGAACAGGGCCGCGTAGAGGACGCAGGCATGAAGGCCGCCGATACTCATGAAGGCGATGATGAAGATCATGAGATGCATCCGGATGACGTTCTTGTAGGGAATGAACATCACGTTGTCGCCGGCTCTTTTCGCCGCGGCAGGAATATTTCCGGTCTGGGACAGCGCTGTGGACAGAATGACAGGCCAATACGCCGCCGCCGAAATGCGGACGAAACGGCCGAAATTGACGAAGATTTCTTCGAAATCCCGGCCGAACCCCGCATCCTCGACCAGAGGGAAAAAACCGTTGAGGAAAAGGCTGTGGACGAAATGGAATCCGCCGAAGTGAACGGTGAAAAAAGCAAGCATGAAGAATCCGGACGGGAGATTGACGAGCACATTGCGCAGGATTCGGACAGGGCCGGCTCCGTCTTTGTGGTCACCCGGAGCAAGAAGCGCCGCTGCAGCGGCGATGGCCGTGACCAGAGCATAGACAAGCGTGATGAGAGAAAGACCGAAAAAAGCCAGGACCGGAATCAGGAAAAACAGGGCCATGACGACGGGGGCGAATCGTTCCGTCGGTCCGGGCCGGTCGGCTTTCATCCAAAAGACACGTCCGGAGACCAACCCGCCGACGATCACAAAAAGGATCGTCAGATAACCGACCGTCAG
This genomic window contains:
- a CDS encoding DUF6498-containing protein yields the protein MMENPILQRSETARAARDGQTGAAVLRSLLSFGATVGAAVYFGWTAKDLLWALWISSLTVGYLTILFVIVGGLVSGRVFWMKADRPGPTERFAPVVMALFFLIPVLAFFGLSLITLVYALVTAIAAAAALLAPGDHKDGAGPVRILRNVLVNLPSGFFMLAFFTVHFGGFHFVHSLFLNGFFPLVEDAGFGRDFEEIFVNFGRFVRISAAAYWPVILSTALSQTGNIPAAAKRAGDNVMFIPYKNVIRMHLMIFIIAFMSIGGLHACVLYAALFIYFFPLENIFRKNAGLT